The Pirellulales bacterium nucleotide sequence GCCATATCAATATGGTTCAGCATCCGGCCAATCTTGCGTTGGCCCGTGTAAACGTCTATCCGCATCGAACCGTACTCAGTCACTAGGAGTTTCAATTGGCTAAAAAGTTTAAGCCATTCGTTCCGCCCGCAGTTACGATTGCTACGCAATCGCAAACTGCGACGGCGGCGACGAATACATCCGTCATTATGATCGTGCCGGGCCTGGCAAAAGAAGTGCGGGGCATCGACATGATTGATGCCGGCTATGATATATCCACGGCCGCTGGCATTTTGACCATTTCACTTGGCTCAACCTTGATTTATCAGACGCATTTCATTGGGTCGATGCCTCCATATGCGCCGCCCCATTCGTTGTATGTGCCGCCGAATACGGAAGTGACAATCACTTTGACGAATGCCAGCGGTGCAATTGGGCACATCAATATGGTTCAGCATCCGGCTAATCTGGGTCTGTCACGCTTGAATGTTTACCCGCATCGAACCATATTGGGCCACTAATGGAACATAGACGAACCGTGGGCGGTTTTTGGGAACGCATTGGTTTACTCCAATTCAATTTTCTAAAAACCGCTGGGCTCCAACCGAATGACATTCTTTTGGATGTCGGCTGTGGAGCATTACGTGGTGGTATTCATTTTATCAACTACTTGGATGCCGGCTGTTATTTGGGCATCGACCAAAATGCAGACTTGATTCAAGCGGGTCTAACTTATGAGCTAGGAAAACTGCAGGGGCAGAAAACTCCCGAGTTTGTTGTCTCCAAAGATTTCGAGTTTAGCAAGTTCTCCAAGAAACCAACTTTTGCCATCGCCCAATCTTTGTTTACTCACCTAGATACAACCGACATCGCCAAGTGTTTAACCAATCTCCGTGCCTTCGTTGACCATTGCCAGTTTTACACGACGTTCCACGATGGAGATCCAAACAAAAATCCGCCGCAATCAGTTGCCAAATCCAGGTTTTACTATCCGAATTCGCAGTTGATAGCGATTGGTATCGCAGCGGGCTGGTCTGCACAATTGATCGGGAATTGGAATCATCCGCGCGGCCAAGTGATGATGAAATTTTCGGTATGAAGAGTGGGCCGGATTTTATCATCATCGGTGCACAGAAATGCGGCACAACGTCACTATACCATTACTTAATCCAGCATTCGCAAATTCAATCCCGCAAGAGAAAAGAGCTGCATTTTTTCACGAGCTATTACGGCAACGGGTTAAAATGGTATCAGCAGTTCTTTCGGACTAAGAAGGTTTGTGGCGAATCGACCCCGTACTATTTGTTTCATCCAAACGTTGCGGAGCGCATCGCATTAGCCTATCCCACGGTAAAACTGATCGTTTTACTTCGCGAGCCCGTTGAGCGTGCTTTTTCTCATTACAACCACGAAGTAAGCCGCGGCTTTGAACCGTTGTCGTTTGAAACGGCAATTGCTATCGAGGAAACACGGCTCGCGACTGGGCAGCAATCCGCCTGGCAGCATTATTCTTATGTCGCCCGCGGTAAATA carries:
- a CDS encoding class I SAM-dependent methyltransferase; this encodes MGGFWERIGLLQFNFLKTAGLQPNDILLDVGCGALRGGIHFINYLDAGCYLGIDQNADLIQAGLTYELGKLQGQKTPEFVVSKDFEFSKFSKKPTFAIAQSLFTHLDTTDIAKCLTNLRAFVDHCQFYTTFHDGDPNKNPPQSVAKSRFYYPNSQLIAIGIAAGWSAQLIGNWNHPRGQVMMKFSV
- a CDS encoding sulfotransferase, yielding MESSARPSDDEIFGMKSGPDFIIIGAQKCGTTSLYHYLIQHSQIQSRKRKELHFFTSYYGNGLKWYQQFFRTKKVCGESTPYYLFHPNVAERIALAYPTVKLIVLLREPVERAFSHYNHEVSRGFEPLSFETAIAIEETRLATGQQSAWQHYSYVARGKYAEQLGIYRQYFDYSQILLLKSEDFFAHPQATVDLVTEFLELKKQRIADLKPQNEGEYLKAAIPSVDTLRERFAVDLARLQEQFGITWQQKSQSTLSESTGQLGLRTI